The proteins below come from a single Comamonas antarctica genomic window:
- the cobF gene encoding precorrin-6A synthase (deacetylating): MLELFLVGIGTGNPDHLTREAEHAIRGADLVLLPHKEGDKAELAQVRLALLEQLAVGDERIAHFDMPQRRQQGDDYGRQVDEWHDAIAQRWQASLATHLPSGSGRVALLVWGDPALYDSTLRIAARLGLAPQQVRVVPGITSLQVLCSAHGIALNDIGAPFLVTTGRQLREQGWPAGVDTLVVMLDGQRSYEQVSEPDAEIFWGAYLGMPQQLLLHGRLADVAAEISARRAEARQAHGWIMDIYLLRRPGMSA; encoded by the coding sequence ATGCTGGAACTGTTTCTGGTTGGCATAGGCACCGGCAACCCCGACCACCTCACGCGCGAAGCCGAGCACGCGATCCGCGGCGCCGATCTGGTGCTGCTGCCGCACAAGGAGGGCGACAAGGCCGAGCTGGCGCAGGTGCGGCTGGCGCTGCTGGAGCAGCTGGCGGTGGGCGACGAGCGCATTGCGCATTTCGACATGCCGCAGCGGCGCCAGCAGGGCGACGATTACGGCCGGCAGGTCGATGAGTGGCACGACGCGATTGCGCAGCGCTGGCAGGCCAGCCTGGCCACGCATCTGCCGTCCGGCAGCGGCCGCGTGGCGCTGCTGGTCTGGGGCGATCCGGCGCTCTACGACAGCACGCTGCGCATTGCCGCGCGCCTGGGCCTGGCGCCGCAGCAGGTGCGCGTGGTGCCCGGCATCACCTCGCTCCAGGTGCTGTGCAGCGCACATGGCATTGCGCTCAACGACATCGGCGCGCCGTTCCTGGTGACCACCGGCCGCCAGCTGCGCGAGCAGGGCTGGCCCGCGGGCGTCGATACGCTGGTGGTGATGCTCGATGGCCAGCGCAGCTATGAACAGGTCAGCGAGCCGGATGCGGAGATCTTCTGGGGCGCCTACCTGGGCATGCCGCAGCAGCTATTGCTGCATGGCCGGCTGGCCGATGTCGCCGCCGAGATCAGCGCGCGCCGCGCCGAGGCGCGCCAGGCGCATGGCTGGATCATGGATATCTATCTGCTGCGCCGGCCTGGCATGTCGGCCTGA
- the cbiE gene encoding precorrin-6y C5,15-methyltransferase (decarboxylating) subunit CbiE, which yields MANPWLSIIGIHPSGLDALSAAARRDLQEAGVVFGSPRHLELAQVGARGQLWPVPFSVAPVLALRHQARVAVLVSGDPFHFGAGSSLARHLQAGEWRNHPQPSTFSWIAGTLGWPQEQIHCLGLHARSFHTLTPLLADGQRFICLLRDGAAAQHIAAWLQQQGWGVSPMWLVSHAGSEDQAMRAGTAEALAAGLIDAPAPAPVAAAFEARGGTGFVQVPGRGIDSFVHDGQITKGPVRAMTLAALAPRTGERLWDLGAGSGSVAVEWCLAGGTAVCVEQHAARAAHIAENAARHALDLQVLQGDSLALLETLAPAPQAVFVGGGFDRRLFDALRMRLRAPWRLVVNAVALETQALLMELHRERGGQLLQLQWSEAQPLGRMQSWHAARPVVQWVWQA from the coding sequence ATGGCCAATCCGTGGCTTTCAATCATTGGCATCCATCCGTCGGGCCTGGACGCGCTGAGCGCGGCGGCCAGGCGCGATCTGCAGGAGGCCGGCGTGGTGTTCGGCAGCCCGCGCCACCTCGAACTCGCGCAGGTCGGCGCGCGCGGCCAATTGTGGCCCGTGCCGTTCAGCGTCGCGCCGGTGCTGGCGCTGCGCCATCAGGCGCGTGTCGCGGTGCTGGTGTCGGGCGATCCGTTTCATTTTGGCGCGGGCTCCTCGCTGGCGCGGCATCTGCAGGCCGGCGAATGGCGCAACCATCCGCAGCCGTCGACATTCTCGTGGATTGCGGGCACGCTGGGCTGGCCGCAGGAGCAAATCCATTGCCTCGGGCTGCATGCGCGCAGCTTCCACACGCTGACGCCGCTGCTGGCCGACGGCCAGCGCTTCATCTGCCTGCTGCGCGATGGCGCCGCGGCGCAGCACATTGCCGCCTGGCTGCAGCAGCAGGGCTGGGGCGTGAGCCCGATGTGGCTGGTGTCGCACGCCGGCAGCGAGGACCAGGCGATGCGCGCGGGTACGGCCGAGGCACTCGCCGCGGGCCTGATCGACGCGCCCGCCCCGGCACCCGTGGCTGCCGCCTTCGAGGCGCGTGGCGGCACGGGCTTCGTGCAGGTGCCGGGCCGCGGCATCGACAGCTTCGTGCATGACGGCCAGATCACCAAGGGCCCGGTGCGTGCGATGACGCTGGCCGCGCTCGCACCGCGCACCGGCGAACGCTTGTGGGACCTGGGCGCAGGCTCGGGTTCGGTGGCCGTCGAATGGTGTCTTGCAGGCGGCACGGCGGTCTGCGTGGAGCAGCATGCGGCGCGCGCCGCCCACATTGCCGAGAATGCCGCGCGCCATGCGCTCGACCTGCAGGTGCTGCAAGGCGATTCGCTGGCGCTGCTCGAGACGCTGGCGCCCGCGCCGCAGGCGGTTTTCGTCGGCGGCGGCTTCGATCGCCGCCTGTTCGATGCGCTGCGCATGCGCCTGCGGGCACCCTGGCGCCTGGTGGTCAATGCCGTGGCGCTCGAGACGCAGGCACTGCTGATGGAATTGCACCGTGAACGGGGCGGGCAACTGCTGCAGCTGCAGTGGAGCGAAGCCCAGCCGCTGGGCCGCATGCAGTCATGGCACGCGGCGCGGCCCGTGGTGCAGTGGGTGTGGCAGGCATGA
- a CDS encoding cobalt-precorrin-6A reductase — translation MTQVLLLGGTLDAHVLASALHAAAVPATYSYAGVTQTRRVSPLPTRVGGFGGVAGLMQYLREQRVTQVIDATHPFAAQMSRNAISACAALDIPLLAMERPAWQARPGDQWRHVADMAAAAEALTPNWQRVFLAIGRKQLAAFAPQAARHHFVLRVIDQTGEPLPLPATRCELLIARGPFALADERTLLQRHAIDCIVSKNAGGADTYAKIEAARELGIPVLMVDRPQLPPRRRCETPQQAVEWLASQH, via the coding sequence ATGACCCAGGTTCTCCTTTTAGGCGGCACGCTCGATGCCCATGTTCTCGCCAGCGCGCTGCACGCCGCAGCCGTGCCAGCGACCTACTCGTACGCGGGCGTGACGCAGACGCGGCGCGTCTCGCCGCTGCCCACGCGCGTCGGCGGCTTTGGCGGCGTCGCGGGCCTGATGCAATACCTGCGCGAGCAGCGCGTCACCCAGGTGATCGACGCCACCCATCCCTTTGCCGCGCAGATGAGCCGCAACGCGATCAGTGCCTGCGCCGCGCTGGACATCCCCCTGCTGGCCATGGAGCGCCCGGCCTGGCAGGCCCGGCCCGGCGACCAATGGCGGCATGTGGCCGACATGGCCGCAGCCGCCGAGGCGCTGACCCCAAACTGGCAGCGTGTGTTCCTGGCCATCGGCCGCAAGCAGCTCGCGGCATTTGCGCCGCAGGCTGCCCGGCACCACTTCGTGCTGCGCGTCATCGATCAGACCGGTGAGCCCCTGCCGCTGCCGGCGACGCGCTGCGAGCTGCTGATTGCGCGCGGCCCGTTTGCGCTGGCCGATGAACGCACGCTGCTGCAGCGCCACGCCATCGACTGCATCGTGAGCAAGAACGCCGGCGGTGCGGACACCTACGCCAAGATCGAGGCCGCGCGCGAACTGGGCATTCCGGTGCTCATGGTGGACCGTCCGCAGCTGCCCCCGCGCCGGCGCTGCGAAACGCCGCAGCAGGCCGTGGAGTGGCTCGCCAGCCAGCATTGA
- a CDS encoding cobalamin biosynthesis protein, giving the protein MTVGTGPFFAGWGFRAAAQPQSFASCWEQACAQLAPGEWRFAVLASRLQTPAWEAFQAWSRAAMPQAPCQAWPESAIARIDTASSSPRLVARFATGSVCEALALHAARAQGGARASLLLQRIVSADRQATLAVAAAVAATRAQSLETGDLP; this is encoded by the coding sequence ATGACCGTGGGCACAGGGCCGTTCTTTGCCGGCTGGGGCTTTCGCGCTGCTGCGCAGCCGCAATCGTTTGCCAGTTGCTGGGAACAGGCCTGTGCACAGCTCGCGCCCGGCGAGTGGCGCTTTGCCGTGCTGGCGTCGCGACTGCAGACCCCGGCCTGGGAAGCCTTCCAGGCCTGGTCGCGCGCGGCGATGCCGCAGGCCCCATGCCAGGCCTGGCCCGAAAGCGCCATTGCACGCATCGATACGGCGTCGTCGTCGCCCCGGCTGGTGGCGCGCTTTGCCACCGGCAGCGTCTGCGAGGCGCTGGCCCTGCATGCGGCACGCGCGCAAGGCGGCGCGCGAGCCAGCCTGCTGCTGCAGCGCATCGTCTCCGCCGACCGGCAGGCGACGCTGGCCGTCGCGGCGGCGGTCGCCGCCACGCGGGCGCAATCTTTGGAAACAGGAGATCTTCCGTGA
- the cobM gene encoding precorrin-4 C(11)-methyltransferase gives MTVHFIGAGPGAADLITVRGRDLLAASPVCLYAGSLVPTELLAHCPPGVHLVNTAPLSLEDIVAEMRAAHAQGQDVARLHSGDLSIWSAMGEQLRCLRELGIPYSVTPGVPAFSAAAAALEAELTLPGSCQSVVLTRTSGRASSMPSGETLAAFAATGAVLAIHLSVHVAEQVQAELLAHYGADCPAAIVWRASWPDELVVRTRVGGIAAAAQANALQRSALILVGRTLSQQDFGLSRLYANDYDRRYRPRGDEPRFPAGQEGG, from the coding sequence GTGACAGTTCACTTCATTGGCGCCGGCCCGGGCGCTGCCGACCTCATCACCGTGCGCGGCCGCGATCTGCTGGCTGCGAGCCCGGTCTGCCTCTATGCGGGTTCGCTGGTACCCACCGAGCTGCTCGCGCATTGTCCGCCGGGCGTGCATCTGGTCAACACCGCGCCGCTGTCGCTCGAAGACATCGTCGCCGAGATGCGCGCCGCGCACGCGCAGGGCCAGGATGTGGCGCGGCTGCATTCGGGCGACCTGAGCATCTGGTCGGCAATGGGCGAGCAGCTGCGCTGCCTGCGCGAACTGGGCATTCCCTACAGCGTGACGCCTGGCGTGCCCGCGTTCAGCGCGGCCGCGGCGGCGCTCGAAGCCGAACTCACGCTGCCCGGCTCGTGCCAGTCGGTGGTGCTCACGCGCACCTCGGGCCGGGCGTCAAGCATGCCCAGCGGCGAGACCCTGGCCGCGTTCGCGGCCACGGGCGCGGTGCTGGCCATCCATCTGTCCGTGCATGTGGCCGAGCAGGTGCAAGCCGAGCTGCTCGCGCATTACGGCGCCGACTGCCCCGCGGCCATCGTGTGGCGCGCCTCCTGGCCCGATGAACTGGTGGTGCGCACGCGCGTGGGCGGCATTGCCGCGGCCGCGCAGGCCAATGCGCTGCAGCGCAGCGCCTTGATCCTGGTCGGGCGCACGCTGAGCCAGCAGGACTTCGGGCTGAGCCGGCTCTATGCCAACGACTACGACCGGCGCTACCGTCCGCGCGGCGACGAGCCGCGCTTTCCCGCTGGGCAGGAAGGCGGCTGA